From Helicoverpa zea isolate HzStark_Cry1AcR chromosome 23, ilHelZeax1.1, whole genome shotgun sequence, one genomic window encodes:
- the LOC124641899 gene encoding KRAB-A domain-containing protein 2-like, translated as MDEPDYTIRLAQTEPSEPDFREAFDTAVEEHNETHQGSQKRPWTQARIDEVVNEIKNGMDTFHSGLRRTAMEYYWMNKYEVITVEGEDQLIFKRSSPEETVIRILPREQYYDFLSEIHRSSEHGGRDKMLHCIKTKYYIPKRAVELFVSLCPKCHTKRNSINKDVLARQNYALKFNIRGLLDLIDYQICPDGDYQFVLNYQDDATKFLHLRPLKTNETSEVLIELMKIFLTFGAPTILQVDNRHDFAEKLKEEITSVWPECRIVHKNTLAKGNNREVEELLHSWMLQTNSTRWSVGCFIVQFETNDSNHRALGKTPYKSLFGCDPKVSLSVSNPAALLSPEGSLKVEPKVESSDDVPGLSSDEET; from the exons atggATGAGCCCGATTATACCATACGATTGGCTCAAACAGAGCCGTCAGAGCCAGATTTTAGAGAAGCATTCGACACTGCAGTTGAGGAACACAATGAAACACATCAAG gttctCAGAAAAGGCCTTGGACTCAAGCTAGAATCGACGAGGTTGTAAATGAGATCAAAAACGGTATGGACACCTTTCATTCGGGCCTAAGAAGGACAGCCATGGAATATTACTGGATGAACAAGTACGAAGTTATAACGGTCGAGGGCGAAGaccaattaatatttaaaagatcGTCTCCAGAAGAGACAGTAATCCGAATTTTGCCTAGAGAACAGTACTACGATTTCTTGTCAGAAATACATAGATCTTCTGAGCACGGCGGCAGAGATAAAATGCTTCATTgcataaaaactaaatattatattcCAAAAAGAGCTGTCGAATTATTCGTTTCTTTATGTCCTAAATGCCATACAAAAAgaaattctataaataaagaTGTTTTAGCGCGGCAAAATTACGCGCTGAAATTCAACATAAGGGGACTACTTGATCTGATTGACTACCAAATCTGTCCTGATGGGGATTACCAGTTCGTTCTCAATTACCAGGATGACGCCACAAAGTTCTTACATCTACGgcctttaaaaacaaatgaaacttcAGAAGTACTGATTGAATTAATGAAgatatttttgacgtttggcGCGCCAACTATTCTGCAAGTGGACAATCGACACGACTTTGCGGAGAAGTTAAAAGAAGAAATAACGAGTGTTTGGCCGGAGTGTAGAATTGTTCACAAAAATACGTTGGCGAAAGGAAATAATAGAGAAGTGGAGGAATTATTACATTCTTGGATGTTACAGACTAATTCTACAAGATGGTCTGTCGGCTGTTTTATCGTACAGTTTGAAACGAATGATTCCAATCATCGGGCTTTAGGGAAAACTCCATACAAGAGTTTATTTGGGTGTGATCCTAAAGTTAGTTTGAGCGTTTCCAATCCTGCAGCTTTATTATCTCCTGAAGGTAGTTTAAAAGTCGAGCCAAAAGTTGAATCTTCCGATGATGTTCCAGGCTTAAGTTCGGATGAAGAaacttaa
- the LOC124641771 gene encoding histone-lysine N-methyltransferase, H3 lysine-36 specific-like, with amino-acid sequence MEESEDNMSSEDLKVSGSPLTVKLKPKKRSLIERELETNLTARVTSPVSTGDGTSTSRYGRARRLKSEIEQSDTKKVTPEIKSPLAEKSPMKTQSPVYKMHASNSPLRSEQPKIVGVETFLENQIESIYQENISLSRFATEEVKKTSPSPAKKFPKVYIRKDLIQKREADENVTFIKNMFSPVKSASKSSSTHLNNILERSSERYSLGSAKQQNGYLDNSSVVKTLDFDSKKKKKDHRETKTPSKSELFELEAKCAYQVGDLAWARMGTFPFWPCIVTRDPSNGVFVKKKLFGRIERDVIHVTFFGDNGRRGWIVDTMLRKYSGQLEFETTRENFTPEDKKKDPRLYAAFFVSEKKQALWNNSVEEAEMLLREPKRLRIDIFNDMLEKSRAQVKQQKSGKISRTDSDVSLSESLYDTLFSEDDGKTDTAERSRNRTRNKSLDVFEVVTACLDNMAAKTGITKIQRQSHMDRWLQKAKSKTPEKTQSKTQVPQLKLEEKKDTKETRSKKKKKNLSLTKVNKPYSLRKSLNESPNSQNEHDYTRNVVEVTDSDHNSTDTDSSKNLNVQKSTEVGVTDVTENNEETKSSEEVSDKESPKETVTTLNGTHDSESERTDDNSQDSKSFLSTTDPVNNKTEIEKPLPNVTKINETQQTQDDTTEDSESEPESPVFEDLFSDDSQDRKLKLTKMLAQVLETEKHNLGTISTTLETQPVPKANENEKEKTVEVNTTDNTDETMSQVYEDSYDENSQESQNTEIEATKPKANDVNSSEDKDTRIEKDVVTKETVNEVVEQDTENGDKSPNTDTTDLPISQVYEDSYSQDAQDLPISQVYEDPDSQGVQNLPISQVYEDSYTQDSKLSANDESEDNMSTSNAENITADLQDELTNDSTAASTEPSFMSVDIDTDSDYKPDCSTESDSLSEGSLINESMELEISRKNSTDEDTVPEKTAKSTKKSKKSNKISKYLKNNLDNHDNYATKRSNKESNNQFNDKNNVNKIKDRNNEIHNRDVVDSIKNVSLNGHVNVKEIDMENGKELHLPSPMPATIVENGFHDVNGDLDTISVHSEDSTASTKSEKRRLRSRQDKTAGNPLENPEFVKYLELRQDAIMDENPELSQDEIVAYLHKTWVYEENAKTDDKKNDDLRESTLVKGLNLDPAPKQKEKKVEQSKQKKSQKNTSNSKTFMQRFLLRQRAERKRYIEDESSQDDQMSNTDEELTNNNSKSERSITPKVVQNDLQTNETEIALGSTSNSELKEHNISTDTKNYKNDTEVATAISEEQDKENKDDPKPIDPSNAVQVNFPQETETANTKEDFDRESIDSEDSEAPLIRCKLRSKSRKENIFKDDVKIKEEEADTVSITSEGSEVSLSKRKKKFPPKKENALEDPEFVKYMEVRQDSLIEENPQLTQDEIISYLYKTWLYEEEGKSEIKKNDDIEQSGLVKGLKDATQQPKKIKRKVKTEKEEIGTEKDTDDDGVTKDKPRRKVIKPYYNEEYSDIEEELEVFSIFNDKRKSAENGVDSEPIHEVNDIDEVELYFQELAKPKPNVFKGLIREKVCEMCEMTGNLVKCKGCNGMFHVDCVNKEVVEVETPAPTRGRKKKKKLVRKPKNSDEFDNHDDKSQDVSEENASMEEIIEPETLAVDAETLEAQIEAKMKELLESEKIDYDSYSSDDGCDWSDTVPGKCEIIDVKLKPRRSNSEMDYSNFKCKNCQKYDTPVCFVCKSAVSKNEATLRQRCHVAHCHKYYHLQCLEHWPQTQFNGGEPSKTNKKINEYFEALTCPRHVCHTCVSDDPRGCKTRFSGDKLARCVRCPATYHSFTRCLPAGTQILTASHIICPRHYEHTPGKVPCHVNTGWCFICALGGSLICCEYCPTSFHAECLNIKPPEGGYMCEDCETGRLPLYGEMVWVKLGHYRWWPGIVLHPSEIPENIMAVKHNLGEFVVRFFGQYDHYWVNRGRVFPFQEGDSGRISYQKSKIDAAFTTAMEHAQRACEILKSAQPNEEESLDIASSLLPPHYVKLKVNKPCGSLCGRRLEDPESSLTQCECNPNDDDVCGLYSHCLNRMLLTECGPTCRAGERCNNRAFEKRRYPKLVPYRTPSRGWGLKTLEDIKAGQFVIEYVGELIDEEEFRRRMRRKHEIRDENFYFLTLDKERMIDAGPKGNLARFMNHCCEPNCETQKWTVLGDVRVGLFALYDIPANSEVTFNYNLECAGIEKKRCMCGARRCAGYIGAKPKQDESQSKKPKIPGKRTYKKRKTTEESPSTKNKPKRPIGRPPKPRELTEIEKDLLIIRNATNGISSDESSRSMSSEYERNPKALKRKRVSFSTEENVCDGSESPSVKKTKLEEKTDVGD; translated from the exons ATGGAGGAGTCTGAGGATAATATGAGTTCTGAGGACTTGAAAGTGTCAGGTAGTCCACTGACAGTTAAGTTAAAACCAAAGAAAAGGTCCCTCATTGAACGTGAACTTGAAACTAATTTGACTGCCAGAGTTACTTCACCGGTTTCTACAGGGGATGGTACCAGTACCAGTCGCTATGGAAGGGCTCGCCGTCTTAAATCTGAGATTGAGCAGTCAGATACCAAGAAAGTGACACCGGAAATTAAGTCACCGCTGGCTGAAAAGTCACCAATGAAGACCCAGTCCCCTGTATACAAGATGCATGCATCAAATTCTCCATTAAGATCTGAACAGCCAAAAATAGTTGGTGTTGAAACTTTTCTGGAGAACCAAATTGAGAGTATATATCAAGAGAACATATCATTGAGCCGTTTTGCCACGGAGGAAGTTAAGAAAACTAGTCCGTCTCCTGCTAAGAAATTCCCCAAAGTTTATATAAGAAAGGACTTAATTCAGAAGCGGGAAGCGGATGAGAATGTCACGTTTATCAAAAACATGTTTTCACCAGTCAAAAGCGCAAGCAAGTCTTCCAGTAcgcatttaaataatattttggagcGGTCCTCTGAACGGTATAGTTTGGGATCAGCTAAGCAACAGAATGGATATTTAGATAATTCCTCTGTGGTGAAAACTCTGGATTTTGATagtaagaagaagaaaaaagacCATAGAGAGACTAAAACTCCTTCAAAGAGTGAGTTATTTGAATTAGAAGCCAAATGTGCCTATCAGGTTGGAGACCTAGCCTGGGCAAGAATGGGTACTTTTCCATTCTGGCCATGTATTGTCACTAGAGATCCCTCTAATGGAGTGTTTGTCAAAAAGAAGt TATTCGGCCGCATAGAGCGTGACGTCATACACGTAACGTTCTTCGGAGATAATGGTCGCCGCGGCTGGATCGTGGACACCATGCTTCGCAAGTACTCTGGGCAGCTCGAGTTTGAGACTACAAGGGAGAATTTCACACCTGAG GATAAGAAAAAGGACCCCAGATTGTATGCAGCCTTCTTCGTATCAGAAAAGAAACAAGCCCTATGGAACAACTCCGTGGAAGAAGCAGAAATGCTGCTTCGAGAACCAAAAAGGTTGAGGATAGATATCTTCAATGACATGCTAGAAAAGTCTAGAGCTCAAGTTAAACAGCAAAAGAGCGGGAAAATCAGTAGAACTGACAGTGACGTTTCTTTGAGCGAGAGTCTATATGATACACTTTTTTCAGAGGACGATGGTAAGACAGATACTGCCGAACGTTCCAGAAACAGGACAAGGAATAAGTCTTTAGATGTTTTTGAGGTCGTTACAGCCTGCCTAGACAATATGGCGGCTAAGACTGGCATCACTAAAATACAAAGGCAATCTCATATGGACAGGTGGCTTCAGAAAGCTAAATCTAAAACTCCAGAAAAAACCCAATCCAAAACCCAAGTTCCTCAATTAAAATTAGAAGAGAAAAAAGATACTAAAGAAACTAGatctaagaaaaaaaagaaaaatttgtCATTAACGAAAGTAAATAAGCCTTATAGTTTAAGAAAATCGTTAAACGAATCTCCTAATTCACAAAATGAACACGATTACACTAGAAATGTTGTAGAAGTGACAGATTCTGATCACAACTCTACTGATACTGATAGTTCTAAGAATTTAAATGTTCAGAAAAGTACTGAGGTTGGTGTTACTGATGTGACTGAAAATAATGAGGAAACAAAATCAAGTGAAGAGGTTTCTGATAAAGAAAGTCCAAAAGAAACAGTAACAACATTAAATGGGACACATGATTCTGAAAGTGAGCGTACAGATGATAACAGTCAGGACAGTAAAAGTTTTTTAAGTACAACTGATCCAGTCAATAACAAGACTGAAATTGAAAAACCTCTACCAAAtgtgacaaaaataaatgagaCACAACAGACTCAAGATGATACTACCGAAGACTCTGAATCTGAACCAGAAAGTCCTGTTTTTGAAGATTTATTCAGCGATGATAGCCAAGACAGGAAACTTAAACTAACAAAAATGTTAGCACAAGTACTAGAGactgaaaaacataatttaggCACTATTAGTACTACTCTAGAAACACAGCCTGTACCAAAGGCAAacgaaaatgaaaaagaaaagacAGTTGAAGTTAATACTACAGATAATACAGATGAAACAATGAGTCAAGTTTATGAAGATTCCTATGATGAAAATAGCCAAGAAAGCCAAAACACAGAAATTGAGGCAACAAAACCAAAAGCAAATGATGTTAATTCATCTGAAGACAAAGACACTAGAATTGAGAAAGACGTTGTTACAAAGGAAACTGTGAATGAGGTTGTAGAACAGGATACTGAAAATGGTGATAAAAGCCCAAACACAGATACTACAGATCTACCAATCAGTCAAGTATATGAAGATTCGTATAGTCAAGATGCCCAAGATTTACCTATCAGTCAAGTATATGAGGATCCAGATAGTCAAGGTGTCCAAAATCTACCAATCAGTCAAGTATATGAGGATTCATATACTCAAGATAGTAAACTGTCAGCAAATGATGAAAGTGAGGACAATATGAGTACCAGCAATGCTGAAAACATCACAGCAGATTTACAGGATGAATTAACAAATGATTCAACTGCTGCAAGCACTGAGCCTAGTTTCATGTCTGTCGATATTGATACAGACAGTGATTATAAACCTGATTGCAGTACTGAATCAGACAGCTTGTCTGAAGGTAGTCTAATTAATGAGAGTATGGAATTGGAAATATCAAGGAAAAATAGTACTGACGAAGATACTGTACCAGAAAAAACCGCTAAGTCTACTAAAAAGTCTAAGAAATCTAATAAAATCTCGAAATATCTGAAAAATAATCTTGATAATCATGATAACTATGCAACAAAAAGGAGTAATAAAGAAAGCAATAATCaatttaatgataaaaataacgTGAATAAAATAAAGGATCGTAACAATGAAATTCATAATCGCGATGTTGTTGATAGTATTAAAAATGTGTCTTTGAATGGTCATGTTAACGTAAAAGAGATTGATATGGAAAATGGCAAAGAATTGCATTTACCTAGTCCTATGCCAGCGACTATCGTAGAAAATGGCTTTCATGATGTAAACGGTGATTTAGATACTATTTCTGTACATTCAGAAGACAGTACAGCGTCAACAAAATCCGAAAAACGTCGATTACGTTCAAGACAAGATAAAACTGCAGGGAATCCTTTAGAAAACCCGGAATTTGTTAAATATCTAGAATTAAGACAAGACGCTATAATGGATGAAAATCCAGAATTGAGTCAGGATGAGATTGTAGCTTATTTACACAAAACTTGGGTTTACGAAGAGAATGCGAAAACTGATGATAAAAAAAACGACGATTTACGCGAATCTACTTTGGTTAAAGGTTTGAATTTGGATCCTGCGCCGAAACAGAAGGAAAAGAAAGTTGaacaatcaaaacaaaagaaatcgcAGAAAAATACCTCTAACAGTAAAACCTTCATGCAAAGATTCTTACTCAGGCAGAGAGCAGAAAGAAAGAGGTATATAGAAGATGAGAGTTCCCAAGATGACCAAATGAGTAATACCGATGAGGAATTGACAAATAATAATAGCAAATCTGAAAGAAGTATAACTCCTAAAGTAGTTCAGAATGATCTGCAGACTAATGAAACAGAAATTGCTTTAGGATCTACTTCAAATTCAGAACTTAAAgaacataatattagtacagatacaaaaaattataaaaatgacacTGAAGTAGCAACAGCGATTAGTGAAGAACAGGATAAAGAAAATAAGGACGACCCAAAGCCAATAGATCCTTCCAACGCTGTACAAGTCAATTTCCCACAGGAAACAGAAACTGCCAATACTAAGGAAGATTTTGACAGAGAATCTATTGACTCGGAAGACAGCGAGGCACCTCTAATTAGATGTAAATTGCGATCCAAAtcaagaaaagaaaatattttcaaagatgACGTTAAAATCAAAGAAGAAGAAGCAGATACAGTGTCCATTACTTCTGAAGGCAGTGAAGTATCTTTAAgcaaacgtaaaaagaaattTCCCCCCAAAAAGGAAAATGCACTAGAAGATCCAGAATTCGTTAAATACATGGAAGTACGTCAAGACAGTTTGATTGAAGAAAATCCACAATTAACACAGGatgaaataatttcatatttatataaaacttggtTGTACGAAGAGGAAGGTAAATCTGAAATTAAGAAAAACGACGACATAGAACAATCTGGTTTAGTTAAAGGCCTTAAAGATGCAACTCAACAACCTAAAAAGATTAAACGTAAAGTTAAAACTGAGAAAGAAGAAATAGGTACGGAAAAAGATACTGACGACGATGGTGTAACAAAAGATAAACCTAGGAGAAAGGTAATAAAACCTTATTACAATGAGGAATATTCTGATATTGAAGAGGAGTTAGAAGTATTCTCTATATTTAATGATAAACGTAAATCTGCTGAAAATGGAGTAGATTCTGAACCGATTCACGAAGTAAATGACATTGATGAGGTAGAACTTTACTTCCAAGAGTTAGCGAAGCCCAAACCTAACGTTTTCAAAGGTCTGATCAGAGAGAAAGTCTGTGAAATGTGTGAAATGACTGGCAACCTTGTCAAATGTAAAGGCTGCAATGGTATGTTCCACGTTGATTGTGTTAACAAAGAAGTTGTAGAGGTTGAAACTCCAGCTCCAACAAGAggcagaaagaagaagaaaaagttaGTACGTAAACCTAAAAACTCTGACGAATTTGATAATCATGATGATAAATCCCAAGATGTGTCTGAAGAGAACGCGTCAATGGAAGAGATTATCGAACCAGAAACACTTGCAGTCGACGCTGAGACTTTAGAAGCACAAATAGAGGCAAAAATGAAAGAATTGCTCGAATCAGAGAAAATCGATTACGATTCATATTCGAGCGACGACGGCTGCGATTGGAGCGACACGGTTCCAGGCAAATGCGAAATAATCGATGTCAAACTAAAACCGAGGCGTTCGAATTCCGAAATGGACTATTCCAATTTCAAGTGCAAGAATtgtcaaaaatatgacactCCCGTTTGTTTCGTTTGTAAATCGGCTGTTTCTAAAAATGAGGCTACATTACGACAGAGGTGTCATGTGGCTCATTGTCATAAGTACTATCATTTGCAGTGTTTGGAGCATTGGCCTCAGACTCAGTTTAATGGGGGTGAGCCTTCTAAAACTAATAAGAAGATTAATGAGTATTTTGAGGCTTTGACGTGTCCAAGACACGTGTGTCATACTTGTGTGTCTGATGATCCTAGGGGATGTAAAACAAGGTTTAGCGGTGATAAGTTGGCCCGCTGTGTGCGATGTCCCGCGACTTATCATTCGTTCACAAGATGTCTGCCGGCCGGAACGCAGATTTTGACGGCGTCGCATATCATATGTCCAAGACATTACGAGCATAC GCCCGGCAAAGTCCCGTGCCACGTGAACACAGGGTGGTGCTTCATCTGCGCTCTGGGCGGCTCTCTGATCTGCTGCGAGTACTGCCCCACCTCCTTCCACGCTGAGTGCCTTAATATTAAACCGCCTGAAG gtGGTTACATGTGTGAGGATTGTGAGACAGGACGTTTACCCTTGTACGGAGAAATGGTGTGGGTCAAACTGGGACATTACAG atgGTGGCCCGGCATAGTCCTGCATCCTTCAGAAATACCAGAGAACATAATGGCTGTTAAACATAACTTGGGAGAGTTTGTAGTGCGATTCTTTGGACAATACGATCATTACTGGGTGAATAGAGGACGTGTATTCCCGTTCCAAGAAG GTGATTCCGGACGTATTTCATATCAGAAGTCTAAGATAGACGCAGCATTCACAACGGCAATGGAGCACGCTCAGAGGGCTTGcgaaatattgaaat CGGCCCAACCAAACGAGGAAGAATCACTAGACATCGCCTCCTCCCTTTTACCTCCCCACTACGTGAAGCTAAAAGTGAACAAACCATGTGGATCCCTTTGCGGGCGGCGGCTGGAGGACCCTGAGAGTTCACTGACGCAGTGCGAGTGTAACCCGAATGATGATGACGTGTGCGGGTTGTACTCGCACTGTCTTAACAG AATGCTACTAACGGAGTGCGGGCCGACGTGCCGCGCGGGCGAGCGCTGCAACAACCGCGCCTTCGAGAAGCGACGCTACCCCAAGCTCGTGCCCTACCGGACGCCTAGCAGAGGCTGGGGACTTAAGACATTGGAGGACATTAAAGCAG GACAATTCGTAATAGAGTACGTAGGAGAACTGATAGACGAGGAGGAGTTCAGACGACGCATGCGCAGGAAGCACGAGATAAGAGACGAGAACTTCTACTTTTTGACCTTGGATAAGGAGAGGATGATCGACGCCGGACCTAAGGGGAATCTTGCTAG GTTCATGAACCACTGTTGCGAGCCGAACTGCGAGACTCAGAAGTGGACCGTGCTCGGCGATGTACGCGTCGGACTCTTCGCCTTGTACGATATACCTGCT AACAGCGAAGTGACGTTTAACTACAACCTGGAGTGCGCGGGCATCGAGAAGAAGCGCTGCATGTGCGGCGCCCGGCGCTGCGCCGGCTACATCGGCGCCAAGCCCAAGCAG GACGAATCTCAATCGAAGAAACCAAAAATACCCGGAAAAAGGACAtacaagaaaagaaaaacaacagaAGAATCGCCTTCGACGAAAAATAAGCCGAAACGTCCGATAGGCCGACCGCCGAAGCCGAGAGAGTTAACCGAAATTGAAAAAGACCTACTTATTATACGAAATGCTACCAACGGCATTTCCAGCGACGAATCTTCTAGAAGCATGAGTTCGGAATACGAAAGGAATCCTAAAGCCTTAAAAAGAAAACGTGTAAGTTTCTCTACTGAAGAAAATGTGTGTGACGGTTCAGAATCGCCGAGTGTGAAAAAAACTAAGTTGGAGGAAAAAACTGATGTTGGTGATTGA